Proteins co-encoded in one Methylomonas albis genomic window:
- a CDS encoding response regulator: MVNNILVIDDDPAVRGAFKLILEEEGYNVREAENGLQGIAMVEADRPDLIFLDLRMPGIDGVETLRRLKTLDTSLNVYIVTAFAAEFMDQLKDAHEEGLQFELASKPLSASQIRNIAQVVHIAKVHEGRRANHHKLVLTLYVVSLNPETRKLVEQISAVLAGIYEPGHWVFDVVEVLGMPEKALEKEIFATPMLVRDLPEPVLKLLGDLSRMSSVMAAITTQNVGTGVQTVIV; encoded by the coding sequence ATGGTAAACAACATTCTGGTGATTGACGACGATCCGGCGGTACGCGGTGCCTTCAAGCTGATTCTGGAAGAGGAAGGCTACAATGTGCGTGAAGCCGAGAATGGTCTGCAAGGTATCGCCATGGTTGAAGCTGATCGTCCCGACCTGATATTTCTGGACTTACGCATGCCTGGCATCGATGGCGTAGAAACCTTGCGGCGTCTGAAGACACTGGACACCAGCCTGAATGTCTATATTGTCACGGCCTTTGCCGCCGAATTCATGGATCAACTGAAAGACGCTCATGAGGAAGGCTTGCAATTCGAACTGGCCAGCAAGCCCTTATCGGCGTCGCAAATCAGAAATATCGCCCAAGTTGTGCATATCGCCAAAGTCCATGAAGGACGCCGTGCCAACCACCATAAGCTGGTCCTGACCTTGTATGTGGTGTCCTTAAATCCGGAAACCCGTAAACTGGTCGAACAAATCAGCGCCGTGCTGGCCGGCATTTACGAGCCGGGCCATTGGGTATTCGATGTAGTCGAAGTATTGGGCATGCCGGAAAAAGCCCTGGAAAAAGAAATCTTTGCCACGCCGATGCTGGTGCGCGATTTGCCGGAACCGGTGTTAAAACTGCTGGGTGATCTGTCCCGGATGTCGTCGGTGATGGCGGCAATCACTACCCAGAATGTCGGAACAGGTGTCCAGACCGTGATCGTTTGA
- a CDS encoding YjgN family protein, translating into MTEYQSRQLQFSGSGGEYFRIWVVNVCLSIVTLGIYSAWAKVRRNQYFYRHTTLAGAGFDYHGEPMAILKGRIVAFLLFACYTLVGKFDQVAGLVILLVIVLVMPWLLVRSIRFRLHNTSYRGLRFAFHGSTGAAYFNFLLLPVLSALTLGLLWPLVQQRIARYTRENSTYGSEFFKFFATSSAYYRIYLMTIFIGVLVFAGLMACVMLLGSKELIPVEAGQLVAMSVLVAAIGTYLALFLLAYPYVAARLQNLVWNTTRLGPHSFHAQLRAREMLGIMFGNVLLVVLTLGLYKPFADIRLARYRIEHVALLPRGSLDEFVAGLQTNTSAAGEEMAEMFDFDIAL; encoded by the coding sequence ATGACAGAATATCAATCACGGCAGTTGCAATTTAGCGGTAGCGGTGGCGAGTATTTCCGGATTTGGGTTGTCAATGTCTGTTTGAGCATTGTCACCCTGGGAATTTATTCCGCTTGGGCCAAAGTCAGACGCAATCAATATTTTTACCGGCACACCACGCTGGCCGGAGCAGGTTTTGATTATCACGGCGAGCCCATGGCGATTTTGAAAGGACGGATCGTTGCGTTTCTGCTCTTCGCTTGCTATACCTTGGTCGGTAAATTCGATCAGGTTGCAGGCTTGGTCATTTTGCTGGTGATTGTGTTAGTGATGCCCTGGTTATTGGTGCGTTCGATCCGCTTCCGGCTGCATAACACCAGTTACCGGGGCTTACGTTTTGCCTTTCATGGCAGCACCGGTGCAGCGTATTTCAATTTTCTACTACTACCCGTGTTATCGGCGTTGACGCTGGGTTTGCTCTGGCCGCTGGTGCAGCAACGCATTGCCCGGTACACACGGGAAAACAGCACGTATGGCAGCGAATTTTTTAAATTCTTCGCTACCAGCAGCGCTTACTACCGCATCTATCTAATGACGATATTCATTGGCGTGCTGGTGTTTGCCGGCCTGATGGCCTGCGTTATGTTACTGGGTAGTAAAGAGCTGATTCCGGTCGAGGCCGGACAATTGGTGGCCATGAGCGTATTGGTTGCCGCGATAGGGACTTATCTGGCCTTATTTTTACTGGCTTATCCCTACGTCGCTGCGCGTTTGCAAAATTTGGTCTGGAATACCACGCGGCTGGGGCCGCACAGTTTTCATGCCCAGCTGCGGGCGCGGGAGATGCTGGGGATTATGTTCGGTAATGTATTGTTGGTGGTGTTGACCTTAGGCTTATACAAGCCGTTTGCCGATATTCGCTTGGCACGTTATCGCATCGAACATGTCGCATTATTACCGCGCGGTAGCTTAGACGAGTTCGTGGCCGGATTGCAGACTAATACTTCTGCGGCCGGCGAAGAAATGGCCGAGATGTTTGATTTCGATATTGCCTTGTAA
- a CDS encoding methyl-accepting chemotaxis protein, with the protein MRKNLPVTQREVTFTTSTTITSATDPAGRITYVNQDFLKISGFSEAELLEQSHNIVRHPDMPAAAFADLWQTVKSGRPWMGIVKNRCKNGDHYWVDAFVTPRFENSKIIGYESVRVRPDADTVARANAAYQTLSAGKNSASRLGQIGILSKLTAGFALLQLIVAAGLYLNGAVELGIAAAIWAGSVLAIYVWTSLILSPLKSAAAEARQVIENPVTQQIYTADGGEVGQLLLAVKLLKAKSRTIIRRLIQATEPLAGKADASYKAVSQVSSAMDRQLSEIEQVSSAIHEMSATVSEVARSAANAANAANDANRQSQETMSRVNDTIQMIDRLETAVGQAEAVIKILADHSKNIGGVLDVIQGIAEQTNLLALNAAIEAARAGEQGRGFAVVADEVRTLAGRTQKSTEEIHKMIVGLRSGVHNAVQEMAKVREMAATGAEHGKNSTELLQQTSRSVNFINEMIVQIASAAEQQHSVAEEISRNVEAIGSLSRQTSEHAIQASAASGSVSALSKELDLMVEQFDDKQG; encoded by the coding sequence ATGAGAAAAAATCTACCTGTTACCCAGCGCGAAGTCACGTTCACCACATCGACGACTATTACCTCCGCCACTGATCCGGCTGGCAGGATCACCTATGTGAACCAGGACTTCTTAAAAATTAGCGGTTTTAGCGAAGCGGAACTACTCGAGCAAAGCCATAATATCGTCCGCCATCCCGACATGCCGGCGGCGGCTTTCGCCGACCTATGGCAAACCGTGAAAAGTGGTCGGCCCTGGATGGGTATCGTCAAAAACCGTTGCAAAAACGGCGATCATTACTGGGTGGATGCATTCGTCACGCCACGTTTCGAAAACAGTAAAATTATTGGTTATGAATCGGTACGGGTTAGACCCGATGCCGATACCGTTGCTCGCGCCAATGCGGCTTACCAAACATTAAGTGCCGGCAAAAATAGTGCATCCCGCCTAGGCCAAATCGGCATACTCAGCAAATTGACCGCCGGATTTGCGCTACTGCAATTGATTGTTGCCGCCGGTCTTTATCTGAATGGGGCGGTCGAATTAGGCATTGCGGCGGCAATCTGGGCAGGCTCTGTGTTGGCCATTTACGTCTGGACGTCGCTGATTTTGAGTCCGCTGAAATCGGCTGCCGCGGAAGCCCGGCAAGTCATCGAAAATCCGGTCACGCAACAGATTTACACCGCCGACGGCGGTGAGGTAGGCCAACTGCTGCTAGCAGTAAAACTATTGAAAGCCAAATCCAGAACCATTATTCGCCGCTTGATCCAGGCGACCGAACCGCTCGCCGGTAAAGCTGATGCCAGCTATAAAGCGGTCAGTCAGGTTAGTTCGGCGATGGATAGACAGCTGTCGGAAATAGAACAAGTGTCGTCCGCGATACATGAAATGAGCGCTACCGTCAGCGAAGTAGCCAGAAGCGCCGCAAATGCCGCGAATGCTGCGAACGATGCGAATCGGCAGTCTCAGGAAACCATGTCTCGGGTCAATGACACTATCCAAATGATAGACAGGCTGGAGACAGCGGTCGGCCAAGCCGAAGCGGTGATCAAAATTCTAGCCGATCACAGCAAAAACATCGGCGGCGTACTGGACGTGATTCAAGGCATTGCCGAGCAAACCAACTTGTTAGCTCTCAACGCCGCCATCGAAGCAGCCCGCGCCGGCGAGCAAGGCCGGGGCTTTGCTGTGGTAGCCGATGAAGTCAGGACCCTGGCCGGCCGTACCCAGAAATCCACCGAAGAGATTCATAAGATGATTGTCGGCCTGCGCTCCGGCGTGCATAACGCGGTTCAGGAAATGGCCAAAGTCCGAGAAATGGCCGCGACCGGCGCCGAACACGGAAAAAACTCTACCGAGTTATTACAGCAAACCAGTCGGTCGGTTAACTTCATTAACGAAATGATCGTGCAAATTGCCAGCGCCGCCGAACAGCAGCACAGCGTTGCCGAAGAAATTTCCAGAAATGTGGAAGCCATCGGCTCCCTGTCCCGACAAACCTCAGAACACGCAATTCAGGCTAGCGCGGCCAGCGGCAGCGTTTCGGCGCTAAGCAAGGAACTGGATCTAATGGTGGAACAATTCGACGATAAACAAGGTTAA
- a CDS encoding thioredoxin family protein translates to MAATASTMLPLHTIAPDFCLPDTVTGRECALQALKGQQGTLILFICNHCPYVLHIKQQLIAIARQYAPLGISTIAISANDIENYPQDAPDKMKQLMADWGNPFSAYLYDETQDVARAYQAACTPDIYLFDADLACVYRGRLDGATPKNDMPVTGEDLRKALENVLAGLPITEEQLPSIGCNIKWKNAD, encoded by the coding sequence ATGGCCGCGACCGCTTCCACCATGTTGCCTTTGCATACTATTGCCCCGGATTTTTGTTTGCCGGACACCGTCACCGGCCGCGAATGTGCCTTGCAAGCTTTAAAAGGCCAGCAGGGCACGCTGATTCTGTTTATCTGCAACCATTGTCCTTACGTGCTGCACATCAAACAGCAGTTGATCGCGATTGCCCGGCAATACGCCCCGCTTGGGATCTCGACTATTGCGATTAGCGCCAACGATATCGAAAATTACCCGCAGGACGCGCCGGATAAGATGAAACAACTGATGGCGGATTGGGGGAATCCGTTCAGCGCGTATTTGTACGATGAAACACAGGATGTGGCGCGGGCCTATCAAGCAGCCTGTACCCCGGATATTTATTTGTTCGACGCCGATTTGGCTTGTGTTTATCGTGGCCGTCTGGATGGCGCGACGCCGAAGAACGATATGCCGGTTACCGGCGAGGATTTGCGCAAGGCATTGGAGAATGTGCTGGCCGGTTTGCCGATTACCGAGGAACAGCTGCCGAGTATCGGCTGCAATATCAAATGGAAAAACGCGGATTAG
- a CDS encoding ATP-binding sensor histidine kinase gives MIDTTRKIPLENAPQLDSYLLIEKLGESLQATVYKGYHKHVPDYPLVVKCLKLLSSWDDQSRHLRQKIERLKVLHDPRTSTPLALESNDDDQFLVQAWFNGQPLNDWVSQQQAVNLADFFTLACSLADTLQSVHDAGITHGGIKPHNILVQPGTLNLRLTDFITPLDIRDISHFIYDAEFVRNTLAYTSPEQTGRINYRVDFSTDLYSLGIVFYELLTGRLPFFSPDPLELIHSHLAEEAVKVHDISPGIPHTLSEIIAKLILKQPEKRYQSASGLLADLLRCQKEHELTGTVSDFGIGQHDRSRRVIFISKMVGRQSETELIHQEYSQVTQGQFRSVFISGLSGIGKTRLIQELQKPLVKNRGYFSAGKFDQYQKNIPYSSLIQALRNLIRTFLTESDEQVQQWSTKIMAAVDNAGKVIIDVVPELEFIIGPQPEPLHLPPVEARNRFNNLLGRFLECLANKDNPLVLFIDDLQWCDSATFDFLQNLFANHREHPYLLFMGAYRHNEVDSGHPLIKLIRNVQEHTGPLAEIHLTELSDADCHEMVAYILDSSLKATANLADFIADLTEGNPLFVSESLAWLYNEGLLSIDANQHWQWDMNRIRDTQMPASVVELFSAKVRKLPSRTLNILYHCACMGNRFTAEDVGLVLDTRIEQLFEDLKPVLSMGLLLENKADLQFVHDRVQEAVLQQIAAYTRPNIHWRIGNRLLSAVAAGTELAGLDNLFTIAAHLNQGCPELLDNETGYWLVDINFHAGNKALDALAGEAANEFFLKAHNYLPTDCWETAYALTFRIYQRLAKTDLMCGRYDSSEALLNRLIEHAVSDLDKAEALADQTTSLSSFGNFKQAIATANRGLAYFNKSIPDDPEQARQRMENLMLMIERQDDVWQKILSMPFTEQRQSKIELAFYSELIPDLYMCGLVPQLYLSAAQSTLHCLEGGMDESVIYSFSIMGLNLGEQGKFDQAFRYQDLAHDLCAKHPNTFGATRGMNGIVWCNMHSRSHPADIVDYAHKAIQSGKNCGDLYNAGLSYGPLMWNLVVQGKNLRWVEEAAEECLQFSRKNQLSFSTGLAQAVLAGWVLPMKPEYPPVDMQATLADWQANNYVAATGSYFVLLGFAQYYLGDYSAAAVSLKTVESYLHGLTDNVLKRLWYVFRILNLLRSETDYAQIDSEIKPLLAQLETWALLGPLLKPYLLFIHAEIARQQGQYREARNLYLDAIALSLAQNYDLLTGHLYETLADLIYTHSQGDAELYFGEARRYYRLCRADAKNNRLQERHQYVSPETGARIAKTQPAPATLPSLDTSYLMKSALALSAEIDLTQLMQKIMAVVLESSAAQHGYLLIKQNDELLVAAEQHVGKKRTIHRHYYSLSKVRGICYAIVNYVQRTHEKVVLRDACSDGAFQNAPEVMAFGLRSVLCLPVIKQSELIGLLYLENRLSEGVFTPEKISMTELLTAQAAISLENARLLEQTRQAYKQLQENQDHMLQMEKLSALGTLVGGVAHEINNPLMGVMNFVEFVADRTEDAKSKQVLAQALQQIQRIKNIVSNMLVFMHQKNTQTGSCSIEEVLGQTLLLLEGELRKSAIELRLEIPANLPKLACTAESMQQVLINLLINARDALRGIQQPVIEISVSSVEKMLELTIKDNGPGVPDEVQSRMFDPFFTTKPPGQGTGLGLSVTRRLIQDTGGSIAVDSRIGEGCCIRLKFPHY, from the coding sequence ATGATAGATACCACAAGAAAAATTCCGCTAGAAAACGCGCCGCAATTGGACAGCTATCTGCTGATCGAGAAGCTCGGCGAGAGCCTACAAGCCACGGTTTACAAGGGCTATCACAAACATGTGCCGGACTACCCGCTAGTGGTGAAATGCCTGAAATTATTATCGAGTTGGGACGACCAATCCCGGCACTTGCGGCAAAAAATCGAACGACTGAAAGTATTGCATGACCCCAGAACCAGCACCCCATTAGCGCTAGAATCAAACGACGACGACCAGTTCCTCGTCCAAGCCTGGTTCAACGGCCAACCGCTAAACGACTGGGTTAGCCAACAACAAGCCGTGAACCTGGCCGATTTTTTTACGCTGGCCTGTTCGCTGGCCGATACCTTGCAATCGGTACATGACGCCGGCATTACCCACGGTGGTATCAAACCGCATAATATTCTGGTGCAGCCGGGTACGCTGAATCTGCGTCTGACCGACTTCATCACGCCCTTGGATATCCGCGATATAAGCCATTTCATTTACGATGCGGAATTTGTCCGCAACACACTGGCCTATACCTCGCCGGAGCAAACCGGGCGTATCAACTACCGAGTTGATTTTTCTACCGATTTATATTCGCTGGGCATCGTTTTTTACGAACTGCTGACCGGCCGGCTGCCGTTTTTTTCACCTGATCCCTTGGAATTGATTCACTCGCATTTGGCCGAGGAAGCGGTCAAAGTCCATGACATCAGCCCCGGTATACCGCACACGCTGAGCGAAATCATCGCCAAACTGATTTTGAAGCAACCAGAAAAACGCTATCAAAGTGCCTCCGGCTTACTGGCGGACTTGCTGCGCTGCCAGAAAGAACACGAACTTACCGGCACCGTATCCGATTTTGGCATAGGTCAACATGACCGTAGCCGCCGAGTGATTTTCATCTCGAAAATGGTCGGGCGCCAAAGTGAAACCGAGCTAATCCATCAGGAATATAGCCAGGTAACCCAAGGCCAGTTTCGTTCGGTGTTTATTTCCGGTCTGTCAGGTATCGGCAAGACCCGGCTGATTCAGGAATTGCAAAAACCGCTGGTAAAAAATCGCGGCTATTTCAGCGCCGGCAAATTCGATCAATACCAAAAAAATATACCCTACAGTTCACTGATCCAGGCACTACGCAATCTGATCCGTACCTTTCTGACCGAGAGCGATGAACAAGTGCAACAGTGGTCCACCAAAATCATGGCAGCCGTGGATAATGCCGGTAAGGTGATTATCGATGTCGTGCCCGAGTTGGAATTCATCATAGGCCCGCAACCGGAACCCTTACACTTGCCGCCGGTAGAAGCGCGTAACCGTTTCAACAATCTGCTCGGCCGTTTCCTTGAATGCCTGGCTAACAAAGACAATCCGCTGGTGTTATTCATCGATGATCTGCAATGGTGCGATAGCGCCACCTTCGATTTCCTGCAAAACCTGTTCGCCAATCATCGCGAACACCCCTACCTATTGTTTATGGGCGCTTATCGTCACAACGAGGTCGACAGCGGCCATCCCTTGATCAAGCTGATCCGTAACGTGCAAGAACACACCGGCCCGCTGGCCGAGATTCATCTGACCGAGCTCAGCGACGCCGATTGCCACGAAATGGTTGCCTACATTCTGGATTCGTCTCTAAAAGCCACGGCGAATTTGGCCGACTTTATTGCGGATCTGACCGAAGGCAACCCATTGTTTGTCAGCGAAAGCTTGGCTTGGTTGTACAACGAGGGTTTACTCAGCATCGATGCCAATCAACACTGGCAATGGGATATGAACCGCATCCGCGATACGCAAATGCCCGCCAGCGTGGTGGAGTTGTTCAGCGCCAAAGTGCGTAAACTGCCAAGCCGAACTTTGAACATTCTTTACCATTGCGCCTGCATGGGCAACCGCTTCACCGCCGAAGATGTCGGGTTGGTGCTGGATACGCGCATCGAGCAGCTGTTTGAAGACTTGAAGCCGGTGTTAAGCATGGGGCTTTTACTGGAAAATAAAGCCGACTTGCAATTTGTGCACGACAGGGTTCAGGAGGCGGTATTGCAACAAATAGCGGCCTACACCCGTCCGAATATACATTGGCGCATCGGCAACCGCTTGTTATCGGCCGTTGCGGCTGGCACCGAACTAGCCGGCCTAGACAATTTATTCACTATCGCCGCGCATCTCAACCAGGGCTGTCCGGAGCTGCTGGATAACGAAACAGGCTATTGGCTGGTGGATATTAACTTCCACGCCGGGAATAAAGCGCTGGATGCCTTGGCCGGCGAGGCCGCCAACGAATTTTTCCTGAAAGCTCACAACTATCTACCGACCGATTGTTGGGAAACGGCCTATGCGCTAACGTTTCGGATTTATCAACGCCTGGCCAAAACCGATCTGATGTGCGGCCGCTACGACAGCTCGGAAGCCTTGCTGAATCGACTGATCGAGCATGCGGTCAGCGATTTGGATAAAGCCGAAGCACTGGCGGATCAGACCACTTCGCTATCCTCGTTCGGCAACTTCAAACAAGCTATCGCCACCGCCAATCGTGGTTTGGCCTACTTCAACAAATCCATTCCCGACGATCCCGAACAAGCTCGGCAGCGTATGGAAAATCTGATGTTAATGATCGAGCGGCAGGACGACGTCTGGCAAAAAATCCTGAGCATGCCGTTTACCGAGCAACGGCAAAGTAAAATCGAACTGGCGTTTTACAGCGAACTGATCCCGGATTTATATATGTGCGGACTGGTACCGCAGCTTTATTTGTCCGCCGCCCAATCCACACTGCATTGCCTGGAAGGCGGTATGGACGAATCGGTCATTTATTCGTTTTCCATCATGGGCCTCAATCTGGGCGAACAGGGTAAATTCGACCAAGCGTTTCGATATCAGGATTTAGCTCACGACCTTTGCGCCAAACACCCCAACACGTTTGGCGCTACTAGAGGCATGAACGGCATCGTCTGGTGCAATATGCACTCGCGCAGCCACCCGGCCGATATTGTGGATTACGCGCATAAAGCCATTCAATCCGGCAAGAATTGCGGTGATTTATACAACGCCGGCTTGTCCTACGGCCCGCTGATGTGGAATCTGGTGGTCCAGGGTAAAAACCTGCGCTGGGTTGAGGAAGCCGCCGAGGAGTGTTTGCAATTTTCCCGCAAAAACCAGCTGTCGTTTTCGACAGGCCTGGCTCAGGCGGTGCTCGCCGGCTGGGTATTACCCATGAAACCCGAGTATCCCCCGGTCGATATGCAAGCGACCCTGGCCGACTGGCAAGCCAATAATTATGTCGCTGCTACCGGCAGTTATTTCGTATTGCTGGGTTTTGCCCAATATTACCTGGGCGACTATAGTGCGGCGGCCGTATCGTTAAAAACCGTGGAAAGTTATTTGCACGGTTTAACCGACAATGTTTTGAAGCGTCTCTGGTATGTGTTTCGAATCTTGAACCTGCTGCGCTCGGAAACGGATTACGCACAAATCGATTCCGAGATAAAACCCTTGCTTGCTCAACTGGAAACTTGGGCACTGCTCGGCCCCTTGTTGAAGCCTTACCTGCTGTTTATCCATGCGGAAATTGCCAGGCAGCAGGGCCAGTATCGGGAAGCGCGCAATCTTTATCTGGACGCCATCGCCCTATCGTTAGCACAGAACTACGACCTGCTAACCGGCCATTTATACGAAACATTGGCCGATCTGATATATACGCACAGCCAGGGCGATGCGGAACTATATTTCGGCGAAGCTCGCCGCTATTACCGTTTGTGCCGAGCCGACGCCAAGAACAACCGGTTACAGGAGCGCCATCAATATGTCAGCCCGGAAACCGGCGCCAGAATAGCCAAAACCCAGCCGGCCCCGGCCACCCTGCCTAGCCTGGATACCAGTTATTTAATGAAATCGGCGCTGGCACTATCGGCGGAAATCGATCTGACGCAGCTGATGCAAAAGATCATGGCCGTGGTACTGGAAAGCTCCGCGGCCCAGCACGGTTATTTATTGATTAAACAAAATGACGAACTGTTGGTCGCCGCCGAGCAGCACGTCGGTAAAAAACGCACGATACACAGACACTACTACAGCCTGAGCAAGGTGCGCGGCATCTGCTACGCCATCGTCAATTACGTGCAACGCACCCACGAAAAAGTCGTGCTGCGCGATGCCTGTAGCGATGGCGCGTTTCAGAATGCCCCCGAGGTCATGGCATTCGGCTTACGCTCGGTATTGTGTTTACCGGTCATCAAGCAAAGCGAATTAATCGGTCTGTTATATCTGGAAAACCGGCTGTCGGAAGGGGTGTTCACCCCGGAAAAAATCAGTATGACCGAACTGTTGACCGCGCAAGCCGCCATTTCACTGGAAAACGCCCGCTTGTTGGAACAAACCCGGCAGGCTTATAAGCAGTTGCAAGAAAACCAGGACCACATGCTGCAAATGGAAAAACTGTCGGCACTGGGCACCCTGGTCGGCGGCGTGGCTCACGAGATCAATAATCCGCTAATGGGGGTGATGAACTTCGTGGAATTTGTCGCGGACCGCACCGAAGACGCCAAATCCAAACAAGTGCTAGCGCAAGCTTTACAGCAAATTCAACGTATCAAAAACATTGTTTCGAATATGCTGGTGTTCATGCATCAAAAAAACACGCAAACCGGCAGTTGCTCGATAGAGGAAGTTTTAGGCCAAACCCTACTGTTACTGGAAGGCGAATTACGCAAATCCGCTATCGAGCTGCGCCTCGAGATACCGGCAAACTTGCCAAAACTTGCCTGCACGGCGGAAAGCATGCAACAGGTTCTGATCAATCTGTTAATCAATGCCCGCGACGCACTGCGCGGCATTCAGCAACCGGTTATTGAAATCAGCGTCAGCTCCGTGGAAAAAATGCTAGAGTTGACCATAAAAGACAACGGCCCTGGCGTCCCCGATGAAGTGCAAAGCCGCATGTTCGATCCTTTTTTCACCACCAAACCGCCCGGCCAGGGTACCGGCTTGGGTTTATCGGTCACTCGCCGTCTGATTCAGGATACCGGCGGCTCGATAGCAGTGGATAGTCGCATTGGCGAAGGCTGCTGCATACGGTTAAAATTCCCCCACTATTAA